In Colletotrichum higginsianum IMI 349063 chromosome 3, whole genome shotgun sequence, a genomic segment contains:
- a CDS encoding ATP synthase regulation protein NCA2: protein MSVVADQVRRLDAQLDRIPLGLSLSQEDGELSAEEHGIFNSATVDALSSPRIDELLHIARALSTTSSSLSLLPSQRIRALLHQSKLAEWDFQAEKSQGAGRGHYQSEIEWLLISKATVQTYGIILNTLLDQIIPLSDEMWYWDEVLSSYTYSSLYTVQTSPLRLWALTKDVYHESKHRIQNISHAPGDLVESTRTGLSQQWKQFYGIVRDSIRDSSITTLQRKVLSPVALSRGEARRKLAHLKRLRDMIASGLGVLVDEGLTFGGDDDDDDKSEAGVNSHDWKGVVERSVALMDMVLKEALVLEYGVSEFEDKVFAGVEEDPELSIHIEDANAVEKPSVLARRLLNILDTGLPNHVAAAQILVRNNGRPSRLIRYWLPATAALLSSTTILRLLANRRAEILGWIQDIGATARDFWFNWVVEPTRKIVGTIRHDSSSEIAIMSRDSLKADRESLERMVVDFALDKPHFVGDGASLTDVQIADLRTKVSEGDVTPVLRAFEKDLRTPFVGAIKGDLVRSLLIQVQKTKVDLEVAISGIDSLLKSQELVFGFVGLTPGVLVSIGIVQYLRGIFGARRGARHSHKAGKSIRVLRNIDRIFSEATPSQNNLLSYKDHGLLLCEVHVLRNLMQRALPRDRQREFREDLDDLANLKGIQVQIRALDRIRWAYARWLQ from the exons ATGTCTGTTGTGGCCGA TCAAGTCCGTCGCTTAGACGCGCAGCTGGATCGGATTCCTCTGGGCCTGAGCCTCTcccaagaagacggcgagctTTCTGCCGAGGAGCATGGCATTTTTAACTCTGCCACGGTAGACgccttgtcgtcgccgagaaTCGACGAGCTTCTGCACATCGCGAGAGCTCTGTCCAccacctcgtcctcgctctcgCTGCTCCCTTCCCAGAGGATCCGCGCTCTACTGCATCAGTCAAAGCTGGCAGAGTGGGACTTCCAGGCCGAGAAAAGCCAGGGGGCTGGGCGAGGTCATTATCAATCAGAAATTGAATGGCTCCTCATCAGCAAGGCCACTGTACAAACCTACGGAATCATCTTAAACACCCTCCTGGACCAGATCATTCCCCTGAGTGATGAGATGTGGTACTGGGACGAGGTTTTGAGTTCATATACTTATAGCAGCCTCTACACCGTACAGACATCGCCGTTACGCTTATGGGCACTGACCAAAGACGTTTACCACGAGAGCAAACATCGGATACAAAACATCAGCCACGCACCAGGAGACCTCGTTGAGTCGACGCGGACCGGGCTATCTCAGCAATGGAAACAGTTTTACGGCATTGTGCGGGACAGCATTAGAGACTCCTCGATTACGACCCTTCAGCGCAAGGTTCTTTCGCCTGTGGCCCTCAGCCGTGGTGAAGCCAGGAGGAAACTGGCCCATCTTAAGCGTCTGCGAGACATGATAGCAAGCGGTCTCGgcgtccttgtcgacgaaGGACTGACATTCggcggagacgacgatgacgacgacaagagcGAGGCAGGCGTCAACAGCCACGACTGGAAAGGTGTGGTAGAGAGAAGTGTGGCTCTCATGGACATGGTCTTAAAGGAAGCGTTGGTTCTCGAGTATGGGGTCAGCGAGTTCGAGGACAAGGTCTTTGCCGGAGTCGAGGAAGATCCAGAACTTAGTATCCATATCGAGGACGCCAACGCCGTGGAAAAGCCTTCCGTTCTCGCCAGACGCCTCCTCAACATTCTCGACACCGGGCTTCCCAATCACGTCGCCGCTGCGCAGATTCTTGTTCGCAACAACGGTCGCCCGTCAAGACTCATTCGGTACTGGTTGCCCGCAACTGCCGCTCTgctgtcgtcgacgaccatTCTCCGACTTCTCGCCAATCGGCGTGCCGAGATCCTCGGCTGGATCCAGGACATTGGGGCCACGGCTCGCGACTTTTGGTTCAACTGGGTCGTCGAGCCGACACGCAAGATTGTGGGAACTATCCGTCACGACTCGAGCAGCGAGATTGCCATCATGAGCCGAGACAGCCTGAAAGCCGACCGCGAAAGCCTGGAACGCATGGTTGTGGATTTTGCCTTGGACAAGCCTCATTTTGTGGGCGATGGCGCCTCGCTTACCGATGTTCAGATTGCCGATCTCAGGACCAAGGTCAGCGAAGGAGACGTCACGCCGGTCCTCCGCGCATTCGAAAAGGACCTGAGAACCCCATTCGTAGGCGCAATCAAGGGCGACCTCGTTCGATCTCTTCTCATCCAGGTGCAAAAGACCAAGGTCGACCTAGAGGTAGCCATTAGCGGCATCGACTCGTTGCTAAAGAGCCAGGAACTGGTCTTTGGCTTCGTGGGCCTCACCCCCGGTGTGCTCGTCTCGATCGGCATTGTCCAATATCTTCGCGGCATCTTCGGCGCCCGCAGGGGAGCCCGTCACAGCCATAAGGCTGGAAAGAGCATTCGAGTGTTGCGCAACATTGATCGAATCTTCTCGGAGGCGACGCCATCGCAGAACAATCTTCTTTCCTACAAGGATCACGGCCTGCTTCTGTGCGAGGTGCACGTGCTGCGTAACCTGATGCAGAGAGCGCTGCCCCGCGACAGGCAAAGGGAATTCCGAGAGGATTTGGACGACCTTGCCAACCTGAAAGGCATTCAGGTGCAGATTAGGGCATTGGATCGCATTCGCTGGGCCTACGCCAGATGGCTACAGTGA